The genome window AACCTGCCATGACGATTGAACAAGGGTTTCAATAAGAAGCTGTCTTCCATAATCATCAAGTTCAGCTGCAATTTCATCAAGAATCAAAATAGGTTTTCGACGCATCTTTCTCTCTACAGCCCATCCTGCAGCAAGCATTAATGAAGCTGCTGTTCTCCGTCTCTGTCCACGACTCATCGTCATCGTCACAGGTTGTCCCTTCGACGTAATAATCATATCATCCCGTTGTGGCCCCACTTGGGGAACTGTTGTGATACGCTCTTTATCTCTCCATTTTTTAACAGATCGCCAATAATCTTCGAGTGGATCTTGTAAATCAAAAGCTCCTCCCCTCTGAAAAGTAAGTTCTATTTCTGCAGGAAGAAGTGCATAAAATTCTTTTATTCCTATATTTAAAAGATCAACAGCAGCGGCTCGAGTCGACCATATCCACGAAACAAGAGGAGCAAGAACTTTTGAAGTTAGAGAAGGATCTTTTCTTTCTTTTAGCAAGATAGCACGATGGCGTAATGTCTTACGACAATCACTCATCTTCCGAACATACAAAGGAAAAAGTAAAGCACATAGACGATCAAGAAACTGACGTCGAACTGACGGAGCTCCATCTACTATAGCCAAATCCCCAGGAAGAAAAGCCAACGTTGGAATGTTAGAACGTATTGTTCCATACGTCGTTCGTTTTCCATCACACTGGATAACATTTTTCTCTCCTACAGTTGCCACAATATCTATATCGCCTTCTCCAGAAAAAAAACCTCTTAAAAAAGCCTGTTTTTCTTCTATATTCCAGTTCACAAGAACGCTTTTCCTTTGAGAACGAAAAGGGCCCCACCCAGAAAGAAAATGAAGAGCCTCCAGTGCATTTGTCTTTCCAGAGCCGTTATTTCCAATAAGCAAATTAAGCCCCGCAGCCCATTCAAGACGGCGAGGCGTTAAATTTCTAAAATTATGCCACGAAGTCAGTCTGCAATAGACTATTCTTCTTCGTTCCTTTCATATGCAAGTTCAGATTCGTTGAGCTTAATAGGCATAAGCATATAAAGGAAATCATTTCCGCCTGGTCGAAGCATGCTCATTTGCCCTTCTGGTCCGTTGAATGTAACGTATACATTTTCACTATGTAAAGCTTTTAATCCATCTAGAAGGTAAGAAACATTAAAAGCAATCAATAAAGGTTCACCATCAATTTGTGCATCTAATATTTCTTCAGCCTCGCCTATTTCAGGGGCTCGTCCAATCATACGAAGATCTCCATTAGGAGAAAGTTTTAAAATAACCATACGACTATGGTCTTTAACAACAACATCAACTCTTTCAAGAGCTTCTGTTAATGCGTTTCTTGAGACTGTTAATGTTGTTGTACTTTGAGGATTTAAAATTTTCTCGTAATTAGGAAAAGAAGATTCTATTTTCCGAATTGAAAATTCTACATCACCCATCTGAAAATACGCAAGTGTATTATCGTGAAGAATTCGAACTGGCTTATCGGCTTCTAAAGATGAAAGTTGACGCAGAAGCTCTTTTAGTCCTGCTAAAGGAAGAAGCATTTTTTCTGTTTCACCATAATCATCAAGTAATGCTTTTGATAAAGAAAGTCGTCGTCCATCAGTGGAAACTACTCGAAGTTCACTCTCTTTAAGTTCAAGAAGGGCTGCACCTAAGTACTTGGGAAACTCTTCTCCAAGGGTACTGGCAACTGTTCCTTCACTTAAAATTTGAGAGAGTTTTTCTGCTTTAGCAGTGCAGAAAAATTGCGCATTATCTGCTGAGGGGAGATGTGGAAATTCTTCAACAGGGTATGTAGAAAAACGATATGTATTTCTTCCTGCAAAAATAATTCCTTTTCCTTCTTTCACCGAAACAGTAAATGTTTCAGTAGGAGCTTTTTTAAAAAGTTCTCCGACAATTTTAACAGGAAGAATAGCTTCTCCGCTTTCTTCGATATTTACCCCAGTGGCAATACACTTAATAGATGTTTTGAGATCTGTAGCTTCAAGTATTACAGAAGTGTCATCAACACGACATAAAATTCCAGAAAGAGAGCTTATAGTACTTTTTGTGCTTGTTACTCTTTCTGCTGTTTGCCAACTTTTCATGAAATCGGGTTTGCTCACCTGGAGTCTCATAACATATTCCCTCCCGTTGTTATTATCTTTATTATTTATGTATATAGGTAATAATGATAGTAATAGGTACTGTGGATAGTGTGGAAATCGTCGTCAGCCATTCTAAAATGTAACTTTCTTTGGTGGATAAATACTCACAACTTCTCCCCGAGTTATACACATTGTCCACAGTAGAATTGTGAAAAACTTGAATAATTTACTTATTCACATCCTATTCAGAGCTATTTTCACAGCTTATTCTCTATGTTATCCACAATTTCTTTCATTCGTGGCTGCTCTTCTATGAGTTTGGATATTTTTCTTTGGGCGTGGAGAACTGTAGTGTGATCCTTTTTATTAAAGGAAAGTCCCACCTGTTGTAGACTTGCGTCAGTAAGTTTTCGACAAAGATACATTGCGACTTGTCGAGCTAAGGCAATATCCGAAGTACGTCGATTTCCTACAAGATCTTCAACTCTCAGACTGAAATTCTCGGCAACTATCTGTTGAATAGTATCAACACTAATGGGCCCCTTGGAGTTGTGGCGAATAATATCTTTTAGCCATTGGGCAGCATTTTCCTCAGTAATAGGCTCACTATTGAGTTCTGCACAAGCGACAACTCTATTAAGAGCTCCTTCCAACTCTCTGATATTACTTGGAACGTTTTGCGCAAGAAAAGAAATAACGTTTTCTGGAACCTCGTAGTTACGAATTTGTGCCTTTTTTTCGAGAATGGCAATACGTGTTTCAAGGTCAGGCATTTGAATGTCGGTAACTAAGCCCCATTCAAAGCGGCTCACAAGACGATCTTCTATATTTTGTATCTCTTTAGGAGGACGGTCGGAACAGATAACAATCTGTTTTTTGCTTACATGAAGCTGATTGAATGTGTGGAAAAATTCTTCCTGGCTGCTTCCCTTGTTTCCTAAAAATTGAATATCATCAATGAGAAGAATATCCACATTTCTATATTTAGATTTAAACTCTTGAGTTCTGTTATTTTTTATAGATTGTATAAATTCGTTAATGAACTTTTCGGAACTTACATATGTTACTTTAAGTGAATTGTTTTTATTAAGAACATAATGCCCAATAGCATGCATGAGGTGGGTCTTTCCTAAACCGACACCTCCCCATATAAATAAAGGGTTATACGCTTCTCCTGGAGTTTCTGCTACAGCAAGACTCGCGGCATGAGCGAGTCGATTAGATTTACCAACGACAAAACTATTAAAAATATAATTTGGGTTTAAGCCGCTTCTAGAGAGAGTACCTGTTTGTTGAACAGCCCTCTCTGCTCGTTGTTGTTCATCTTTTCGTGTTTCTGAAGCTAATTTTAATTCAATAGATTGCGCATATCCCTTATCGTCAAGAATATCTTCGATAAGATTTTGAAACCTTTTAGAAATTTGTTCTTTAACAAAAACATTTGGAACATCAATAATAAAGACACCGTCCACAATTGAGAGAGGAACGCAGGTTTTCAACCATAAATCTGCAGTCCCTTCAGGCATTGCTTTTTCAATGCTGTTGAGAACATCATCCCAGATGTCACTAATTTTTTTATCCACCAATTTATTCACCTCGACCGATGGATTCACCTCATCTTACCACAGCGTATCCACAAAAGTTATCCACATATCCACACTATATCCACGATTTATTCAAAGGAGAACAAGCCCCATGTTACCTAAAGTACTCGAATTTCAAAAATAAACTGTCAAAATGACTAATCTTTACCAAAGGGTCGTACAGGAGTTTTGCCAACTATCCACATACTATTCACAACTTGTGGATAGTTGGGGAAAATTTATGTTTTTTACCCACAAGGGATGACCTAAACTCTTGCAGAGGGAATCATATCATATTTTTATCCATCGTTTGTGGATAATTTCTACACATCTTTAGAAAACTCCGGTTAAAATAAGAAATACACACGTATCATGATTTTTATCTTTAGGG of Aminobacterium sp. MB27-C1 contains these proteins:
- the recF gene encoding DNA replication/repair protein RecF (All proteins in this family for which functions are known are DNA-binding proteins that assist the filamentation of RecA onto DNA for the initiation of recombination or recombinational repair.): MVYCRLTSWHNFRNLTPRRLEWAAGLNLLIGNNGSGKTNALEALHFLSGWGPFRSQRKSVLVNWNIEEKQAFLRGFFSGEGDIDIVATVGEKNVIQCDGKRTTYGTIRSNIPTLAFLPGDLAIVDGAPSVRRQFLDRLCALLFPLYVRKMSDCRKTLRHRAILLKERKDPSLTSKVLAPLVSWIWSTRAAAVDLLNIGIKEFYALLPAEIELTFQRGGAFDLQDPLEDYWRSVKKWRDKERITTVPQVGPQRDDMIITSKGQPVTMTMSRGQRRRTAASLMLAAGWAVERKMRRKPILILDEIAAELDDYGRQLLIETLVQSSWQVFAATAESSMGHWPGAIWNVHQGDIERKNS
- the dnaN gene encoding DNA polymerase III subunit beta; the protein is MRLQVSKPDFMKSWQTAERVTSTKSTISSLSGILCRVDDTSVILEATDLKTSIKCIATGVNIEESGEAILPVKIVGELFKKAPTETFTVSVKEGKGIIFAGRNTYRFSTYPVEEFPHLPSADNAQFFCTAKAEKLSQILSEGTVASTLGEEFPKYLGAALLELKESELRVVSTDGRRLSLSKALLDDYGETEKMLLPLAGLKELLRQLSSLEADKPVRILHDNTLAYFQMGDVEFSIRKIESSFPNYEKILNPQSTTTLTVSRNALTEALERVDVVVKDHSRMVILKLSPNGDLRMIGRAPEIGEAEEILDAQIDGEPLLIAFNVSYLLDGLKALHSENVYVTFNGPEGQMSMLRPGGNDFLYMLMPIKLNESELAYERNEEE
- the dnaA gene encoding chromosomal replication initiator protein DnaA, which translates into the protein MVDKKISDIWDDVLNSIEKAMPEGTADLWLKTCVPLSIVDGVFIIDVPNVFVKEQISKRFQNLIEDILDDKGYAQSIELKLASETRKDEQQRAERAVQQTGTLSRSGLNPNYIFNSFVVGKSNRLAHAASLAVAETPGEAYNPLFIWGGVGLGKTHLMHAIGHYVLNKNNSLKVTYVSSEKFINEFIQSIKNNRTQEFKSKYRNVDILLIDDIQFLGNKGSSQEEFFHTFNQLHVSKKQIVICSDRPPKEIQNIEDRLVSRFEWGLVTDIQMPDLETRIAILEKKAQIRNYEVPENVISFLAQNVPSNIRELEGALNRVVACAELNSEPITEENAAQWLKDIIRHNSKGPISVDTIQQIVAENFSLRVEDLVGNRRTSDIALARQVAMYLCRKLTDASLQQVGLSFNKKDHTTVLHAQRKISKLIEEQPRMKEIVDNIENKL